TCCGGTGGGGCGACATGCAAGTGGCGCTTCTGCGTTACAGGTTGTGATGACCACTCTGCATGCCGGTGGGAAATTTGACGGACGTGCAAGTTCTGGATATAAAACCGCTGGCGGTCTGCACGGCGTAGGTGCTTCTATTGTCAATGCCCTATCGGAATGGGTTCATGTCCAGGTTAGACAAAATGGGAAGGTACATCATCAAAAGTATGCGCGTGGCATACCCTTGACAAAGGTTGAAGTTGTCGGCACGAGTAAAAAAACAGGTACAACGACAACCTTCATGCCAGATTCAGAAATCTTTGAAACCATTCACTTCTCACATGATGTCTTGGCAGAGCGCCTCCGCGAATTTGCGTTTCTCAATCGTGGTATCAAGATTGTCTTCAAAGATGAGCGGCTTACCGAAGACGGTAAGGAGAGGGAAACTCGTGTTTTTCAGTACGCGGGTGGCATTTCGTCGTTTGTCCAATATCATAACCAGAACAAAGAGGTCCTCCACAGAGATCCCATTTACATAGAGGGACTCAGAGATGATGTTTCGATCGAGATTGCGCTGCAATTCAACACCGGTTATTCCGAAAATCTCTTTTCCTACGCCAATAATGTCCGCACCCCCGAAGGTGGATTTCATGAGAGCGGTTTCAAAAGCGCGTTCACACGGACTTTCAACGCTTATGCTAAGTCTTATGATCTGCTAAAGAATGTAAAGATCAATTTGTCGGGTGAGGATATTCGTGAAGGAATGACCGGCGTTATTAGCGTCAAAGTCCCTGACCCACAGTTTGAAGGACAGACAAAACAAAAATTAGGGAATACCGAGGTTGAGGGGATTGTGCAGACTCTCGTCAATGAGAAGTTAAAGAGCTACCTCGAAGAAAACCCGAACATTGCCAAAAGGGTTATCCAAAAGAGTATTCAAGCCGCGCAAGCACGGGATGCTGCTCGAAGGGCGCGGGAAGTTATCCGCCGGAAGGGGATACTGGATTCCGCATCAATGCCCGGCAAACTTGCCGATTGTTCCGAACGTGACCCCGCACTGTGTGAAGCATTTCTCGTTGAAGGCGATTCAGCCGGTGGAACAGCAAAGCAAGGACGTGACCGGCGCTTTCAAGCAATATTGCCGTTGAAGGGAAAAGGCATTAACGTTGCCAAGGCGCGCTTAGATAAGATTCTCAAGAACGATCAGATCATTGACATTGTCACTATGTTGGGAACGGGGATTGGTCAGGAAGATTTTACGCTGGAGAAATTGCGCTATAGCAAGGTGATTATCATGGCTGATGCCGATGTTGATGGCGCACATATCCGCACCTTGCTCTTGACTTTCTTCTTCCGTCAGATGCCCCAATTGATTCAGGAAGGACATCTGTACATCGCTCAACCGCCGCTGTATCAAATCCGGAAGGGGCGTCGCGCCCAATATCTCCAAAGCGACGAACAGATGAATGATTATCTCTTGGAAGCTTCGATGGAAAGCGCGAAACTAACCAACAGCCGGCGTGCTAAACCGTACACAGAAAAACAGTTTCGCACAATTCTTGAGACCATC
This portion of the Candidatus Poribacteria bacterium genome encodes:
- the gyrB gene encoding DNA topoisomerase (ATP-hydrolyzing) subunit B; its protein translation is MRNASSYTAKNIQVLKGLEAVRKRPSMYIGSTGPTGLHHLIKELVDNSIDEIAAGFGSKVEVTLHADGSATVRDEGRGIPVGRHASGASALQVVMTTLHAGGKFDGRASSGYKTAGGLHGVGASIVNALSEWVHVQVRQNGKVHHQKYARGIPLTKVEVVGTSKKTGTTTTFMPDSEIFETIHFSHDVLAERLREFAFLNRGIKIVFKDERLTEDGKERETRVFQYAGGISSFVQYHNQNKEVLHRDPIYIEGLRDDVSIEIALQFNTGYSENLFSYANNVRTPEGGFHESGFKSAFTRTFNAYAKSYDLLKNVKINLSGEDIREGMTGVISVKVPDPQFEGQTKQKLGNTEVEGIVQTLVNEKLKSYLEENPNIAKRVIQKSIQAAQARDAARRAREVIRRKGILDSASMPGKLADCSERDPALCEAFLVEGDSAGGTAKQGRDRRFQAILPLKGKGINVAKARLDKILKNDQIIDIVTMLGTGIGQEDFTLEKLRYSKVIIMADADVDGAHIRTLLLTFFFRQMPQLIQEGHLYIAQPPLYQIRKGRRAQYLQSDEQMNDYLLEASMESAKLTNSRRAKPYTEKQFRTILETIRKIEGSLNELGRKGIDTDRIFGQRFRGEETVPLFQVQTDRGKFYRFEDEEIDQLIEQNTNSQLEIEDLEETSEAVIEDVSDMSEIRELDQLIDGLNRFDIVPHDFDRSNGVENSNGNSIFTIRDGDREPRKSNTVWEMLGVIEDIGRRGINITRYKGLAEMNADQLKDTTMDRESRILLQVKMEDAVEADRMFTLLMGDDVDPRRVFIEKYGNQVNLDLYGA